One genomic region from Desulfuromonas acetexigens encodes:
- a CDS encoding helix-turn-helix domain-containing protein, whose product MKNSLLKQLKKRRLELGLKQIDMMMRVGVSRQQYQRLESKGNPRLDTLELIAKGLNSELMLIPKEKVNAVFAVLESVETEQKPGQKPSDQTLTSKRKNLSEDPWQNLLEDDQ is encoded by the coding sequence TTGAAAAATTCACTACTAAAGCAGCTTAAAAAAAGACGATTAGAACTGGGCCTCAAGCAAATCGACATGATGATGCGCGTCGGCGTATCCCGGCAGCAATACCAACGCCTCGAGTCGAAGGGGAACCCGCGACTCGATACTCTGGAGTTGATTGCCAAAGGCCTGAACAGCGAACTGATGCTTATCCCAAAAGAAAAGGTGAATGCCGTTTTCGCTGTGCTCGAAAGCGTCGAGACAGAACAGAAACCCGGGCAAAAACCATCTGACCAGACCCTGACCAGCAAAAGGAAAAACCTGTCTGAGGATCCTTGGCAGAATCTACTTGAGGATGATCAATGA
- a CDS encoding DUF6488 family protein gives MRRIFVCFLALFALTTSTVLAGPGHSHGPITPITQAQALEKAASIVKNIANKGKVEASWAAVAPSSGEKKQGKYGPEWVVIFNNPKVEDKAKQTLYVFLNEGGDYIAANHTGN, from the coding sequence ATGCGCAGAATTTTCGTTTGTTTTCTGGCCCTGTTCGCTCTGACCACCAGCACCGTCCTTGCCGGTCCTGGGCACTCCCATGGTCCGATTACCCCGATCACTCAAGCTCAGGCGCTTGAAAAAGCGGCCAGTATCGTCAAAAACATCGCCAATAAGGGGAAAGTCGAGGCATCCTGGGCAGCTGTGGCCCCTTCTTCCGGTGAAAAAAAGCAGGGCAAGTACGGTCCGGAATGGGTTGTTATCTTCAACAACCCCAAGGTGGAAGACAAGGCAAAGCAGACCCTGTATGTGTTTCTGAACGAGGGCGGCGACTACATCGCGGCCAATCATACCGGGAACTGA